The proteins below come from a single Oscillatoria salina IIICB1 genomic window:
- a CDS encoding Na+/H+ antiporter subunit E has product MIGHLNLILRLTIWFLLTANFSIANIIIGVAVAFLLPGRNKAPESLQDWLRVLGEVIVAIPQAYAEAFEIIFRPHKYEDVVMERVKPQRTPGLIFLDIFLITFTPKTIVLKYHEDGWYQVHRVRRRRRL; this is encoded by the coding sequence ATGATTGGGCATTTGAATCTAATATTGCGACTGACAATTTGGTTTCTGCTCACGGCAAATTTTAGTATTGCTAATATTATTATCGGCGTTGCCGTAGCATTTTTATTACCCGGTCGGAATAAAGCCCCGGAGTCTTTACAGGATTGGCTGCGGGTTTTGGGTGAGGTGATTGTGGCGATTCCCCAAGCTTATGCTGAGGCTTTTGAAATCATCTTTCGCCCGCATAAATACGAAGATGTTGTGATGGAACGGGTTAAACCCCAACGAACTCCCGGACTGATTTTTCTCGATATTTTTCTGATTACCTTTACACCAAAGACGATTGTTCTGAAATACCACGAAGACGGTTGGTACCAAGTCCACCGAGTACGACGGAGGAGAAGGTTGTGA